The following are encoded together in the Pectobacterium punjabense genome:
- a CDS encoding type II toxin-antitoxin system HipA family toxin — translation MTSDNAVGKAYVWIWLPDATKPVVAGLLSRDGDRLIFNYGRHYLERKDAIPIYEPELPLMRGAIPPAAGLWQASALRDAAPDAWGRRVILNRLMGARGRGADSGMLDELTYLLESGSDRIGGLDFQASPTEYVPRSAQNASLEELMLAATMVEKGALLTPELEQALFHGSSLGGARPKAMIEDENHKFIAKFSSSTDTYNVVKAEYIAMRLAASVGLNVAPVHFRQTAGKDVILIERFDRTKVEDGWKRRLMVSALTLFGLDEMMARYASYEEFSDIIRQRFDEPKATLRELFGRLTFNIICGNTDDHARNHAAFWDGRALKLTPAYDICPQNRAGNEATQAMLITGENRMSNLSLCLEAAPKFLLGEADAIEIIMHQIETVRACWEDICDEVVLSEVDRKLFWGRMFLNPFIFEGTPDVVRTKALAGLLT, via the coding sequence ATGACTTCTGATAACGCTGTCGGCAAAGCCTACGTGTGGATCTGGTTGCCTGATGCGACGAAGCCCGTTGTGGCTGGTTTATTGAGCCGGGACGGCGACCGACTTATTTTCAATTATGGTCGTCACTATCTGGAGCGAAAAGACGCGATCCCTATCTATGAACCTGAACTGCCGTTAATGCGTGGTGCTATCCCGCCAGCAGCGGGCCTATGGCAGGCGAGTGCATTACGCGATGCCGCACCTGACGCGTGGGGGCGACGGGTTATCCTTAATCGACTCATGGGGGCCAGAGGCAGGGGAGCGGATAGCGGTATGCTGGATGAACTGACATACCTGCTTGAGTCAGGCTCAGACAGAATTGGCGGGCTTGATTTTCAAGCATCGCCAACAGAGTATGTCCCGCGTTCAGCCCAAAATGCTTCTCTTGAAGAGTTGATGCTGGCTGCAACCATGGTGGAAAAGGGGGCTTTGCTGACGCCTGAGCTTGAACAAGCACTTTTCCATGGGAGTTCGTTGGGCGGGGCTCGGCCGAAAGCGATGATTGAAGATGAGAACCATAAGTTTATCGCAAAATTTTCATCCTCAACGGATACCTACAACGTCGTTAAGGCCGAATACATTGCGATGCGACTGGCTGCGAGTGTTGGTTTAAATGTGGCTCCGGTGCACTTTCGGCAGACGGCGGGGAAGGACGTGATTCTGATAGAACGTTTTGACCGTACGAAAGTAGAAGATGGCTGGAAACGTAGGCTGATGGTCTCTGCACTGACGCTTTTCGGCCTTGATGAAATGATGGCGAGATATGCGAGCTACGAAGAATTCTCGGATATCATTCGGCAACGCTTCGACGAACCGAAAGCGACGCTGCGCGAGCTGTTTGGCCGTCTAACCTTCAATATCATTTGCGGAAACACCGACGATCATGCCCGAAATCACGCGGCATTCTGGGATGGTCGCGCTCTAAAGCTGACACCAGCCTATGATATCTGTCCGCAGAATCGGGCGGGTAATGAGGCGACGCAGGCAATGTTGATCACTGGCGAAAACAGGATGAGTAATCTCTCCCTCTGTCTGGAGGCCGCTCCTAAATTTCTGTTGGGTGAAGCTGACGCTATTGAGATCATCATGCATCAGATAGAAACGGTGCGTGCATGCTGGGAAGACATCTGTGATGAAGTCGTATTGAGTGAAGTGGACCGCAAGCTGTTTTGGGGCCGTATGTTTCTCAACCCTTTTATTTTTGAAGGTACGCCGGACGTTGTACGCACTAAAGCGCTAGCGGGGTTACTGACTTGA
- a CDS encoding helix-turn-helix transcriptional regulator yields MAKPSARTYSRYSRDAARLLGLMLRSARIERNMTVEELAERAGVSRGLVYRAEEGDMGCSIGAVFELATLVGVPLFTADQSAMALHIANTEKTLSLLPRAVHNSKKIVNDDF; encoded by the coding sequence ATGGCGAAACCTTCTGCTCGAACATACTCTCGCTACAGCCGTGATGCCGCTCGTTTACTGGGGTTGATGCTTCGCAGCGCGAGGATTGAACGTAATATGACGGTAGAAGAATTAGCTGAACGAGCGGGCGTATCACGAGGTCTGGTCTATCGCGCGGAGGAAGGAGATATGGGATGCTCAATTGGTGCGGTTTTTGAGTTGGCGACCCTTGTTGGTGTGCCTCTTTTTACCGCAGATCAATCCGCAATGGCTCTTCATATTGCAAACACGGAGAAAACACTCTCTCTTCTACCGCGTGCTGTACATAATTCCAAAAAGATCGTGAATGATGACTTCTGA
- a CDS encoding lysophospholipid acyltransferase family protein translates to MFSLDAILQDLAPHRHTPPWQKTVLRSLLFENEMQQFARRYPHLKGLDLVEQILDYFNFNCEMVEGDLENIPSQGPVVLVANHPIGSLDGLALLRTVASVRPDVRIVASQLLSYVAPLKNLFFSVDNFNNRTKRQQISAIQQHLESDGAIIVFPAGEVSRASLKGIRDGHWHNGFIRMASKARAPVVPIHIGGRNSALFYLSSMVYRPLSTLLLVREMFGQRGQTLKLRIGARIPYTSWSQGEWNANDLAARFRRHVYRLGQGKPGCFAGEKPIALAEDRVLLKRALSACETLGTTPDGKVVYLYRRGEEDYVPLLRELGRLREIAFRAVGEGSGQRRDLDSYDDDYMHLILWDDRELEIVGAYRFVSTANLIAEKGKSGLYSHSLFQYGDEMDPILASGIELGRSFIQPKYWGKRGLDYLWLGIGAYLARYPEHRYLFGPVSLSGTLPPHARDLLVAFYRLHFTPDQPLATSRRPYPASLPDVLKQFEGTDYQQDLTRLKSMLSNMGCAIPTLYKQYSELCEPGGVRFIDFGIDPDFNNCIDGLVLVDLQQLKTSRYQRYIAPFVHDKAS, encoded by the coding sequence ATGTTTAGCTTAGACGCCATTCTGCAAGATCTTGCCCCGCATCGCCATACGCCACCCTGGCAGAAAACGGTTTTGCGTTCTCTGCTATTTGAAAATGAAATGCAGCAATTTGCCCGGCGTTACCCGCATTTGAAAGGATTGGATCTGGTCGAACAGATTCTTGATTACTTCAACTTCAATTGTGAAATGGTCGAAGGGGACTTAGAAAATATCCCCAGTCAGGGGCCGGTGGTGCTGGTTGCCAACCACCCGATTGGGTCGCTGGACGGTCTGGCGCTACTACGCACCGTCGCCAGCGTCAGGCCCGATGTTCGCATCGTCGCCAGCCAACTCCTCTCTTATGTCGCCCCACTTAAAAATCTGTTTTTTTCCGTCGATAACTTCAATAACCGCACCAAACGCCAGCAAATCAGCGCCATCCAGCAGCATCTGGAAAGTGACGGCGCGATCATCGTGTTCCCGGCTGGTGAGGTTTCACGCGCCAGCCTGAAAGGGATTCGTGACGGCCACTGGCATAATGGCTTTATCCGCATGGCGAGCAAAGCCCGTGCGCCCGTGGTTCCGATTCATATCGGCGGACGTAACAGTGCGCTGTTCTATCTCTCTTCCATGGTTTATCGCCCGCTGTCCACCCTCCTGCTGGTCAGAGAAATGTTCGGCCAACGCGGACAAACACTCAAGCTGCGTATCGGTGCCAGAATTCCCTATACGTCCTGGAGCCAGGGCGAATGGAACGCCAACGATCTGGCAGCCCGCTTCCGGCGACACGTTTATCGATTGGGACAAGGAAAACCCGGCTGCTTTGCAGGTGAGAAGCCCATCGCGCTGGCCGAAGATCGTGTGCTGCTGAAACGTGCGCTGTCAGCGTGTGAAACGCTGGGCACCACGCCGGATGGCAAAGTGGTCTATCTGTATCGGCGCGGTGAAGAGGATTACGTACCGCTGTTGCGTGAACTCGGACGCCTGCGTGAAATCGCTTTCCGCGCCGTGGGCGAAGGCTCCGGCCAGCGCCGCGATCTGGACAGCTATGACGATGACTATATGCACCTGATCCTATGGGACGATCGCGAGCTAGAGATTGTCGGTGCTTATCGCTTTGTCTCAACGGCAAACCTGATCGCTGAAAAAGGGAAAAGCGGCCTCTATAGCCACAGCCTGTTCCAGTACGGCGACGAAATGGACCCAATACTGGCGTCAGGCATTGAACTGGGGCGCAGTTTTATTCAACCCAAATATTGGGGTAAACGCGGACTGGATTATCTCTGGCTGGGTATTGGTGCTTATCTGGCACGCTATCCAGAACACCGCTATCTATTTGGCCCGGTGTCACTTTCTGGCACGTTGCCGCCTCATGCACGCGATTTGCTGGTTGCGTTCTACCGCCTGCACTTCACGCCTGACCAGCCGCTGGCAACCTCGCGCCGACCTTATCCGGCATCGCTGCCTGACGTGCTGAAGCAGTTTGAAGGAACAGACTATCAGCAGGATCTCACACGGTTGAAAAGCATGCTCAGCAATATGGGGTGCGCCATTCCAACGCTCTACAAGCAGTATTCGGAGCTGTGTGAACCGGGAGGCGTGCGGTTTATCGACTTTGGCATCGATCCCGACTTCAATAACTGCATTGACGGCCTGGTGCTTGTCGACCTGCAACAGCTGAAAACATCACGCTATCAGCGCTATATCGCCCCTTTTGTCCACGATAAAGCCTCTTGA
- a CDS encoding methyl-accepting chemotaxis protein, translating into MNMLNRIKLGNMLGMGFTLVIIISLLVAFFGRLQLVGLGNDINRLSGTTLANMLLIQEVKAGFDANARLIRNIALSTDPEKIRQEKQFVDEQIARNTANLKKLGQQLDTEGTSALLKQFQDTRPPYLAAFLKAMELVQSTDPQQRQQGSTIILNEMQTAQNALFKVLDAMTASQQQDTNEIVSRAQNNAQSGSVIMLILSLAATAMAAVVAWLITRTLKKQLGGEPLYATHVARQVAEGDLAVDIDIKPGDHSSLLATMHHMSNSLGNIVEQVRQSSEAIASGSSQIAAGSENLSQRTEEQAASLQQTAASMEQMSQAIRQNADTVRNATRLASQTSETATKGGEAISDIVVTMKEISASSHKIRDIISVIDGIAFQTNILALNAAVEAARAGEQGRGFAVVAGEVRSLAQRSASAAKEIAVLINTSVEKVEAGNRLVEETGSTIDELVNQARNAATLIGEIGTTTQEQESGIAQIHDAVNQLDQVTQQNATLVEESANAATSLREQSAHLVTLMNHFHLRGMSAARPTPVAKTAQPARLALAPVGNTQDNWEKF; encoded by the coding sequence ATGAATATGCTGAACAGAATCAAACTCGGTAACATGCTGGGTATGGGATTTACTCTGGTTATCATCATCAGTTTGCTGGTCGCATTCTTCGGACGACTCCAGCTGGTTGGGCTGGGTAACGACATCAACCGGCTTTCCGGCACCACGTTAGCCAACATGCTACTCATTCAAGAGGTTAAAGCCGGTTTTGATGCCAATGCCCGTCTTATCCGCAATATTGCACTGAGCACCGACCCCGAGAAAATTCGGCAGGAAAAACAGTTTGTTGACGAACAAATCGCCCGCAACACCGCCAATCTGAAAAAACTCGGCCAACAGTTAGATACCGAAGGCACCAGCGCACTGTTGAAACAGTTTCAGGACACGCGTCCACCGTACCTTGCCGCTTTTTTAAAAGCCATGGAGCTGGTGCAATCCACCGACCCACAACAGCGCCAGCAGGGTAGCACCATTATTCTTAACGAGATGCAAACCGCGCAAAATGCGCTATTCAAAGTACTGGATGCGATGACAGCCTCACAACAGCAGGATACCAATGAGATTGTCAGCCGTGCGCAGAATAATGCGCAATCCGGCAGCGTTATCATGCTGATTCTCTCCCTTGCTGCCACCGCGATGGCCGCTGTCGTGGCATGGCTGATTACCCGTACATTGAAAAAACAGCTGGGCGGCGAGCCGCTGTACGCAACCCACGTTGCCCGGCAGGTAGCCGAGGGCGATCTGGCCGTCGACATCGATATAAAACCGGGTGACCACAGCAGCCTGTTAGCCACCATGCATCATATGAGTAATAGCTTGGGAAATATCGTCGAACAGGTACGACAAAGCAGTGAAGCGATTGCTTCTGGCTCCAGCCAGATCGCTGCTGGCAGTGAAAACCTTAGCCAACGTACAGAAGAGCAGGCTGCCAGTTTGCAGCAAACCGCCGCTTCGATGGAGCAAATGAGCCAGGCGATTCGTCAGAATGCGGATACCGTGCGTAACGCCACCCGCCTCGCCAGCCAAACCAGCGAAACGGCGACGAAGGGTGGTGAGGCCATTAGCGATATCGTTGTGACGATGAAAGAGATCTCCGCCAGTTCGCATAAAATTCGCGATATTATCAGCGTGATTGACGGTATCGCCTTCCAGACCAATATTCTGGCGTTGAATGCGGCCGTTGAAGCCGCCCGCGCTGGCGAACAGGGCCGCGGCTTTGCCGTCGTCGCCGGAGAAGTTCGTTCGCTGGCACAGCGCTCCGCCTCTGCCGCTAAGGAGATTGCGGTACTGATCAATACCAGCGTCGAAAAAGTCGAAGCAGGCAACCGTCTGGTCGAAGAAACGGGTAGCACCATTGATGAGCTGGTCAATCAGGCACGCAATGCCGCAACGTTAATCGGCGAGATTGGGACAACCACGCAAGAGCAGGAATCCGGCATTGCGCAAATTCATGATGCGGTTAACCAACTCGATCAGGTCACACAGCAGAACGCAACGCTGGTGGAAGAGTCTGCCAATGCAGCAACCAGCCTGCGCGAACAGTCTGCCCATCTGGTGACTCTCATGAACCATTTCCACCTGCGAGGCATGTCAGCAGCCCGTCCAACACCGGTGGCAAAGACAGCACAACCGGCTCGCTTAGCGCTAGCCCCTGTCGGTAACACGCAGGATAACTGGGAAAAATTCTAG
- a CDS encoding citrate synthase, producing MTVRTSTLTAEGQASIALEMRSGVLGKEAVDIRPLGEHGLCSYDPGFANTAGCESAITYIDAMNSVLLHRGFPVEQLAEQCDFTEVCYILLHGDAPSAEAYAEFANNITRHTLVHEQITRMFSGFRRDSHPMALMCAVVGALAAFYHDVLDIHNEEHRELAAVRLLSKMPTLAAMCYKYSIEQPSVYPRNSLSYTGNFLHMLFSVPAEKYEVNPVLERAMNRILILHADHGQCPSTMAVRASGSSGANPFACIAAGLASMWGPLHGGANEACMRMLEEIKTVDRVPEFVRRAKDRCDSFRLMGFGNSVYQHFDPRAAILRKTCYEVLGELGTEDSLLQVAMELEHIAMTDAYFLENKLYPSVDFYTSVILKAMGLPPSMFTVISTVGRTIGWIAHWDEMHKQKDISIYRPRQIYTGQPRRDYVSQKK from the coding sequence ATGACAGTCAGAACGTCCACGTTGACGGCAGAAGGGCAGGCGAGTATTGCGCTGGAAATGCGTTCCGGCGTACTGGGGAAAGAGGCGGTGGACATTCGCCCTCTCGGTGAACACGGGCTATGCAGTTATGATCCTGGCTTTGCCAATACGGCAGGATGCGAGTCGGCGATTACCTATATTGATGCAATGAATAGCGTATTGCTACATCGGGGCTTCCCTGTCGAACAGCTTGCCGAGCAGTGCGATTTTACGGAAGTCTGTTACATCCTGCTGCATGGCGACGCGCCTTCTGCGGAGGCCTATGCGGAATTTGCCAACAACATTACCCGGCATACGCTGGTTCATGAGCAAATTACCCGGATGTTCAGCGGTTTTCGCCGTGACTCTCATCCGATGGCGCTGATGTGTGCGGTGGTAGGGGCGTTGGCCGCGTTCTATCACGATGTACTCGATATTCATAACGAGGAGCACCGCGAGCTAGCGGCAGTGCGACTGCTGTCAAAAATGCCGACACTGGCGGCGATGTGCTACAAATACTCCATCGAGCAGCCTTCTGTTTATCCGCGAAATTCCCTCTCCTATACCGGCAACTTCCTGCACATGTTGTTTTCAGTGCCGGCGGAAAAATATGAAGTCAATCCGGTGTTGGAACGGGCGATGAACCGCATCCTGATTCTGCATGCTGACCACGGTCAATGCCCGTCTACGATGGCGGTTAGAGCGTCTGGCTCTTCCGGTGCGAATCCGTTTGCCTGCATTGCCGCCGGGCTGGCATCGATGTGGGGTCCGCTGCACGGCGGGGCGAATGAAGCCTGTATGCGCATGCTGGAAGAGATTAAAACGGTCGATCGCGTGCCTGAATTTGTACGGCGAGCGAAAGACCGCTGTGATTCATTCCGCCTGATGGGATTCGGTAACTCGGTCTACCAGCATTTCGATCCGCGTGCGGCGATTCTGCGTAAAACCTGCTACGAAGTATTAGGTGAGTTAGGTACGGAAGACAGCCTGTTACAGGTGGCGATGGAGCTGGAACATATCGCTATGACCGATGCCTATTTTCTAGAGAATAAGCTCTATCCAAGCGTCGATTTCTATACGTCGGTCATTTTGAAAGCGATGGGTCTGCCGCCATCAATGTTTACGGTCATTTCTACCGTTGGCAGGACGATCGGTTGGATTGCGCATTGGGATGAAATGCACAAACAGAAGGACATCAGCATTTATCGCCCGCGGCAAATTTACACTGGGCAGCCGCGCCGGGACTATGTTTCTCAGAAAAAATAG
- a CDS encoding Tex family protein — MNDSLSHIIASELQARTEQVDAAVRLLDEGNTVPFIARYRKEVTGGLDDTQLRQLETRLGYLRELEDRRQTILKSIDEQGKLTAQLATAINGTLSKTELEDLYLPYKPKRRTRGQIAIEAGLEPLADSLWQDPSQEPELTAQAYVDAEKGVADVKAALDGARYILMERFAEDATLLAKVRHYLWKNAHLVSRVVEGKEEDGAKFRDYFDHHEPIAQVPSHRALAMFRGRNEGVLQLALNADPQHEEAPRESYCEQIIIDHLNLRLGNAAADSWRRAVISWTWRIKVLLHLETELMGSVREKAEDEAINVFARNMHDLLMAAPAGMRATMGLDPGLRTGVKVAVVDATGKLVATDTIYPHTGQAGKAAPIIAALCRKHQVELVAIGNGTASRETERFFLDTQKQFPEINAQKVIVSEAGASVYSASELAALEFPDLDVSLRGAVSIARRLQDPLAELVKIDPKSIGVGQYQHDVSQSQLAKKLDAVVEDCVNAVGVDLNTASVALLTRVAGLTRMMAQNIVTWRDENGRFHNREQLLKVSRLGPKAFEQCAGFLRINHGNNPLDASTVHPEAYPVVERILAATEQALQALMGNPNALRNLKPSDFTDERFGVPTVTDIIKELEKPGRDPRPEFKTASFADGVETLNDLLPGMILEGAVTNVTNFGAFVDIGVHQDGLVHISSLADHFVDDPHKVVKAGDIVKVKVMEVDLQRKRIALTMRLDEQPGETSSRRGGGNARTDNTTSPRQPAGKSRPRPASAPATGNSAMGDALAAAFKKR; from the coding sequence ATGAATGATTCATTAAGCCATATTATCGCCAGCGAATTGCAGGCGCGCACGGAGCAGGTAGACGCCGCAGTCCGCCTGCTGGACGAAGGAAATACCGTCCCTTTTATCGCCCGTTACCGTAAAGAAGTGACCGGCGGACTGGATGACACTCAACTGCGCCAGCTCGAAACACGCCTCGGTTACCTGCGTGAACTGGAAGACCGGCGCCAGACTATTCTGAAATCCATCGATGAGCAGGGAAAGTTAACCGCGCAGCTCGCCACCGCCATTAACGGCACGCTGAGTAAAACCGAGCTGGAAGATCTCTATCTGCCGTATAAACCTAAGCGCCGCACCCGCGGACAAATCGCGATTGAAGCCGGTCTGGAACCGTTGGCCGATAGCCTATGGCAAGACCCAAGCCAGGAGCCGGAGCTGACGGCACAGGCTTATGTCGATGCCGAGAAAGGCGTAGCGGACGTGAAAGCCGCATTGGACGGCGCGCGTTACATCCTGATGGAGCGCTTTGCCGAAGACGCGACGCTACTGGCGAAAGTGCGTCACTATCTGTGGAAAAACGCCCATCTGGTTTCCCGCGTCGTGGAAGGGAAAGAGGAAGACGGCGCGAAGTTCCGCGACTATTTCGATCATCACGAACCGATCGCTCAGGTGCCTTCACACCGCGCACTGGCGATGTTCCGTGGCCGTAACGAAGGCGTGCTGCAACTGGCGCTGAACGCCGATCCGCAGCACGAAGAAGCGCCGCGTGAGAGCTACTGCGAACAGATTATTATCGACCACTTGAACCTGCGGCTAGGCAATGCAGCGGCAGACAGCTGGCGTCGCGCCGTCATTAGCTGGACGTGGCGCATCAAAGTGCTGCTACATCTTGAGACCGAGCTCATGGGCAGCGTGCGTGAGAAAGCGGAAGACGAAGCCATCAACGTCTTCGCCCGCAACATGCACGACCTGCTGATGGCCGCTCCGGCGGGTATGCGTGCCACGATGGGTCTCGATCCCGGCTTGCGTACTGGCGTAAAAGTCGCGGTGGTGGATGCCACTGGCAAGCTGGTCGCGACCGATACGATTTATCCGCACACCGGTCAGGCAGGGAAAGCCGCGCCAATAATCGCCGCGCTGTGCCGTAAACATCAGGTTGAGCTGGTGGCGATTGGCAACGGCACCGCCTCGCGTGAAACCGAGCGTTTCTTCCTCGATACGCAGAAACAGTTCCCAGAGATCAACGCGCAGAAAGTGATCGTCAGTGAAGCCGGTGCGTCGGTGTACTCCGCGTCCGAGCTGGCCGCGCTGGAATTCCCCGATCTGGATGTGTCGCTGCGCGGTGCCGTGTCTATCGCTCGTCGTTTGCAGGACCCGCTGGCAGAACTGGTGAAGATCGACCCGAAATCCATCGGTGTAGGCCAGTATCAGCATGACGTAAGCCAGAGCCAACTCGCGAAAAAACTGGATGCGGTGGTCGAAGACTGCGTAAACGCCGTCGGCGTTGATCTCAATACCGCCTCCGTTGCACTGCTGACACGTGTCGCAGGGCTGACACGTATGATGGCGCAAAATATTGTGACCTGGCGTGATGAGAATGGCCGCTTCCACAACCGCGAGCAGTTGCTGAAAGTCAGCCGTCTGGGGCCAAAAGCCTTTGAGCAATGCGCGGGCTTCCTGCGTATCAATCACGGCAATAACCCACTGGATGCCTCCACCGTTCACCCGGAAGCCTATCCTGTCGTAGAACGCATTCTGGCCGCAACCGAGCAGGCGTTGCAGGCGCTAATGGGGAATCCAAACGCGCTACGTAACCTGAAACCGTCGGATTTCACCGATGAACGTTTCGGCGTGCCGACGGTGACTGACATCATTAAAGAGCTGGAAAAACCAGGTCGCGATCCGCGCCCTGAGTTTAAAACCGCCAGCTTCGCCGACGGTGTAGAAACCTTAAACGATCTGCTACCGGGCATGATTCTGGAAGGCGCAGTCACCAACGTCACCAACTTTGGCGCGTTTGTGGATATCGGCGTCCATCAGGACGGCTTGGTACATATTTCATCGCTGGCCGACCATTTCGTCGACGATCCACACAAAGTGGTGAAAGCAGGCGATATCGTGAAAGTGAAAGTGATGGAGGTGGATCTGCAACGTAAGCGCATCGCACTGACGATGCGGCTTGATGAGCAGCCGGGTGAGACGTCATCGCGCCGTGGCGGTGGCAATGCCCGCACTGATAACACGACCTCACCGCGTCAGCCAGCAGGTAAATCACGCCCCCGTCCAGCAAGTGCACCTGCTACAGGTAATAGCGCGATGGGTGATGCGCTGGCCGCCGCCTTTAAAAAGCGTTAA
- a CDS encoding IclR family transcriptional regulator → MNIFQQLEHSKAPAAVRLVMVLDYIAKRDEASFTEICTDLSIPKSSVHHLLEVLVVTQLLRQRADGRYVLGLRLFELGGLVIKNIDLRKDTINFMHELVKETELTCHLGILDGDNGFFLSKVESPKAIVKTSWEGKKIIFNRMSLGKVLVAWLPQERIESLIANCTFEYLTPRTITNKSDFLQHLKIVKEQGWAIDDGEDIEEICCMAAPIFNQDGEVIAAIGVNGMQSQYANGKKEKHLASLIKTSKAITAHINSRNIDIR, encoded by the coding sequence ATGAATATATTCCAACAGCTCGAACACAGTAAAGCGCCAGCAGCCGTCCGTTTAGTGATGGTTCTTGACTACATCGCCAAACGCGACGAAGCCAGCTTCACTGAGATTTGTACGGATTTGTCTATCCCCAAAAGCAGCGTACATCATCTACTGGAAGTGCTGGTGGTCACACAGCTATTACGTCAGCGCGCCGACGGACGTTATGTTCTGGGGTTGAGACTATTTGAGCTGGGTGGTCTGGTAATAAAGAATATTGACCTGCGTAAAGATACAATTAACTTTATGCATGAGCTGGTCAAAGAGACGGAATTGACCTGCCATCTTGGTATTCTGGACGGCGACAATGGTTTCTTCCTGAGTAAAGTGGAATCACCCAAGGCTATTGTAAAAACATCTTGGGAAGGTAAGAAAATTATTTTTAACCGCATGTCTCTGGGAAAAGTACTCGTGGCCTGGCTACCACAGGAAAGAATTGAATCACTAATTGCCAATTGCACCTTTGAATATTTAACGCCCCGGACGATCACCAATAAATCTGATTTCCTACAGCACCTGAAAATCGTCAAAGAACAGGGCTGGGCCATAGATGACGGTGAAGATATAGAAGAAATTTGCTGTATGGCCGCGCCGATTTTTAATCAGGATGGCGAAGTCATTGCGGCTATTGGCGTTAACGGCATGCAATCGCAATATGCGAATGGAAAAAAAGAGAAGCATTTGGCAAGCCTGATTAAAACCAGCAAAGCGATTACCGCTCATATTAACAGTCGGAATATTGATATCAGATAA
- the kdgT gene encoding 2-keto-3-deoxygluconate transporter, whose protein sequence is MKIKQAIDKIPGGLMLVPLFLGALCNTFTPGAGKYLGSFSNGLITGTIPILAVWFFCMGASIELKATGTMLKKSGVLVITKLATAWVVAMIAGTFLPGDGIQNGLLAGISVLALVAAMDMTNGGLYAALMNQYGSKEEAGAFVLMSLESGPLMTMVILGASGIATFEPQLFVGAVLPFLIGFTLGNLDPDLRKLFGNSVQTLIPFFAFALGNTINLAVILQTGFAGIFLGVLVIIVTGIPLILADKFIGGGNGTAGVAASSSAGAAVATPLLIANMAPEFAPVAQQATALVATSVIVTSVLVPIITALWAKRFSPKHA, encoded by the coding sequence ATGAAAATCAAACAAGCCATTGATAAAATCCCAGGGGGATTAATGCTGGTGCCGCTCTTTTTGGGCGCACTCTGTAATACCTTTACGCCCGGTGCGGGGAAATATTTAGGGTCTTTCAGTAACGGCCTGATTACCGGCACGATCCCTATTCTGGCGGTCTGGTTTTTCTGCATGGGCGCGTCCATTGAACTTAAAGCGACGGGAACGATGTTGAAAAAGTCAGGTGTTCTGGTGATAACCAAACTCGCCACCGCCTGGGTTGTCGCGATGATCGCAGGCACGTTCCTGCCGGGGGACGGCATCCAAAACGGCTTGCTGGCCGGGATCTCCGTGTTGGCACTGGTCGCGGCAATGGACATGACAAACGGTGGTTTGTATGCCGCATTGATGAACCAATATGGTTCGAAAGAAGAAGCGGGCGCGTTTGTGCTGATGTCTCTGGAATCCGGCCCGTTAATGACTATGGTTATTCTGGGTGCCAGCGGTATCGCGACCTTTGAACCTCAGCTATTTGTCGGTGCCGTCCTGCCTTTCCTGATTGGCTTTACGCTAGGTAACCTGGACCCTGATCTGAGAAAACTGTTTGGTAACTCAGTACAAACTCTGATTCCTTTCTTCGCTTTTGCGTTGGGTAATACCATTAATTTAGCGGTAATCCTCCAAACAGGCTTCGCAGGGATCTTCCTCGGCGTATTGGTGATTATCGTTACCGGCATTCCATTGATTCTCGCCGATAAATTTATCGGCGGCGGTAATGGAACCGCTGGCGTGGCCGCATCCAGCAGCGCAGGTGCCGCCGTCGCCACTCCCCTTCTGATCGCGAATATGGCACCAGAGTTCGCGCCGGTCGCGCAACAGGCAACAGCGTTAGTCGCCACCAGCGTCATCGTGACGTCAGTATTGGTGCCCATCATTACGGCATTATGGGCAAAACGCTTTTCACCTAAACACGCATAA